A segment of the Desulfobacterales bacterium genome:
CAATATCCGTTGTTGTAATTTTACATTTTTCATGACCGTCTGCTTTGATATATGTTTCAAGGAAAAGCCTTGCCTGCTTCTTGCTCATATTTTTCAATACATCTGGAATAAATTTTATGCTGTCTCTTGTCTTAAATAAATTATCAAGAATTTTCTGGGAGGATTCAGCATTAAGTCTCATCATTTTAGATGAATCTCCAAATGCTGGAGTAGAATTTCTAATCGTATAATTAAAACCAAGTTTATTCAATAAGCTTATTATTTCTGTATAATTTTTCGGATTTTTACTTTGAGATTGATATATAATTATTCTATGACTATGACGATGGGTTTTATAGTTTTCTTTTGAACCTTCGGCAATTATCCAAGCAAGAAGCTGTATTTCTTCGTCTGAAATTTCTTTTTCAATATTAGAATTTTTGCCGTTTATCGGTATAATTACAGGGGATTTAAGCTCCAAAGTGCGTTCTATTTCTTCAAGCATAAAATTATTTTCAGTATTAAATATCTTTCGTACAATTCGATGGCCAGGAGAAATTAACTGATCTTGAATTCTATTTTTAAGATTATACATCTTACCTTCATAATGTTTAGAAAATACCTTTTTAACAGGCAATTCTTCTATTTGGCCAGTTTTTATGTTAAATGTTTTTATAATCTGACCAACTTCAATATCTTCATGTCCAACCCATCCTTCTGGAGTAAGAATTTCAGTATCTTCTGACAAACACTGAAATCCTACCCTCGTTGGAATATTTATATTAAAAACAAATTCCTGTATAGCCTGTTTAACGTCTTTATAACTAAGATTATCAGTCTTTATAAAAGGCGCAAGAAATGTATCAAAATTTGATAAAGCTTGAGCGCCTGCTGCTTCTCCTTGAAGAGTATAGAAAAAATTTACTATTTGACCCAAAGCAGAACGTAAATGCTTTGGAGGCTTACTTTCAACCTTGCCAGCTACGCCTTTAAAGCCTGTAACAAGTATATCTTTTAAATCCCAGCCTACGCAATATACTGAAAGAAGGCTTAAATCATGAATATGAATATCTCCATTTTTATGGGAATCCCGAATTTCAGGGGGATAAATTTTATTAAGCCAGTATTCTGAAGTTATATCAGAAGATATATAATTGTTAAGCCCTTGAAGAGAATAGCTCATATTGCTATTTTCTTTAATTTTCCAATCTAATTTTTCAATATAATTATCAACAAGATCAACATTTGCTTTTGTAGTGATATTCCTCAATTGGGCATGTTGTTCTCTATAAAGTATATATGCTTTTGCTGTCTTATAAAAAGGCGAATCAAGCAAAACCCTTTCAACAATGTCCTGTATCTCTTCAACTTCAAAAGTATCACCAGTTTTAAAAGTCTGGGCAAGGCTTAAAACTCTAAGGCTAAGTTTTTTTGCCTCTCTTAAATCAAATTCTTCTGTAGCCTTGCCAGCAGCCGCAATTGCATTGGTAATTTTCAATGGATCAAAATCAACAACCCTTCCATCTCTTTTTTTGATATACTTTATGATCAAATTCACACCTCTTCTAAATTAGATTTTGTTAATAGAAAACTAAATAAAAATTTCTAAGTACTTATTCTGATTAAAATTTATATGCAAGCTATCACAACATATTGTCGTTGTCAACTCAAAAAAATCTATATATAGGTATAAATCATAAAAATATCAAGCACATAGATGTAAAAATTGACAAAACAACGTAAACATCGTGCTTTTAGAAATTTTATCAAAAAATTTTTTTTATAAAGGAAAAATGCAAGTGAGGAATGAAATGGACGTATTTATTTTAAAAAGACAAACTATTTTTTAAAATAAAAAAAATGACATACTATTACTATTTTTAGACAGTGAAAATTGAATTAGCCTTTAATTTTAGCCTTAGTCAACTGAATATAGTGTCATTTTTAATTTAATTTTAGCTCTGTTAGCAACGAATTGATACAAAAATCATTGTTAATTTGATCTTTCAGCAAGCCATTCGACACTTAACTTCCATAGATATCCAGGAGCTTTTTTGCCGATAACCAAACCTACATGACCTCCAGGCACAAGGTAGAAATCCTTATCTGTTGAAGAAACAACCTCCATAATTTTATGGGCGGAATGGACTGGAACTATTTCATCACTTTCACCTGCAAAAGAAAGCAGAGAGCAATTTATAAATTTAAGGACAGCTTCTTTATCCCCAATTGTCATGGAGCCTTTTCTTGCAAGCTTGTTTTGTATTCCCATTTGTAAAACTATTTCTTGAACAGTAGCTCCTGGATAATCAAGAAGATTATTTATCCAGTAACCAAGGCTTTCTTGAGCTATCATATAGTTTCTATCCCAAAGATTAAGGATAAGATCCCAGTTGCTTTTAAAAAAACCAAGGGGGTTTGTCAGATTAAATCCAATAGTAGCAAGCCATCCTGGAATATGTAAATATTTTGGATTTACATCTCTTATACTGACATTGAGAAATCTTGCCAATCTTTGAGCAGGTCTTGCAATTACAGAAAGCACTTTTCCAGCCATACCAGCTTGATGCATATCTATAGGGCTTGCCACTGTTACAAGATTTTTAATATTTTCGTCTTGAAATATTGAAATATAAAGAAGACAAAATAAACCGCCCATACAGTACCCATACAAAGATAGCTCCTTCATCCCGCTATGTTCTCTTATTACATTCATTGAAGAAGGCATAAAATTAAGAATATAATCTTCAAATGAAAGGTGGGAATGATTTTTAGTAGGGGAACCAAAATCTACAAGATAAACATCAAAGCCTTTTGCAAGAAAAAACCTTACAAGACTGCGCTCAGGATAAAGGTCAAATGCAAAACCGGGAGCAAGAAGAGGTGGAACAAAAACAACAGGTATTCGATGAGTTTTATCAGCAACATGGATATTTATATCTTCAATCATTATAATTTTTTCTTCTAAAGGCTTGTAATGATATACAGAAATAATATCATCTTGATAAATAACATCATGAGCAGTCTGGCCCGTAAAATTAAGAGATTCTCTATTTAATATCCATTCTACACTATGAATCATTCCAAGAATTGCTTTTAAACCAACTATGTCTAATTTCTCTGAAACGCTATTTTTTAAATTCTTTAACATAACTATTACCTCATGGGTTATTAATAAATTGAAATGTTACTATAAGTCATTGTCATTATTTATAGCAAGATTTTTTAATTTCAGTGAAGTTGTTTTTTAAAACTTGATAGTATAAGGATAGACATCCCATTTTTATCAACTTTAAGTTCGAACTATTATTAAAATTTAGCTTTTTTCTTGAAAAGGTCTTAATAATTAATTACTCATAATGATAATTTTGAAACAAGGGCAAAAATAGAATTAGAGGGGAAAAAAATAGAAATGCTAACATCAATTAAAACAAATGCTACCTATGAAGATTTATATCATATTCCAGAAAACATGATTG
Coding sequences within it:
- a CDS encoding alpha/beta fold hydrolase, with product MLKNLKNSVSEKLDIVGLKAILGMIHSVEWILNRESLNFTGQTAHDVIYQDDIISVYHYKPLEEKIIMIEDINIHVADKTHRIPVVFVPPLLAPGFAFDLYPERSLVRFFLAKGFDVYLVDFGSPTKNHSHLSFEDYILNFMPSSMNVIREHSGMKELSLYGYCMGGLFCLLYISIFQDENIKNLVTVASPIDMHQAGMAGKVLSVIARPAQRLARFLNVSIRDVNPKYLHIPGWLATIGFNLTNPLGFFKSNWDLILNLWDRNYMIAQESLGYWINNLLDYPGATVQEIVLQMGIQNKLARKGSMTIGDKEAVLKFINCSLLSFAGESDEIVPVHSAHKIMEVVSSTDKDFYLVPGGHVGLVIGKKAPGYLWKLSVEWLAERSN